A stretch of Coccidioides posadasii str. Silveira chromosome 2, complete sequence DNA encodes these proteins:
- a CDS encoding uncharacterized protein (EggNog:ENOG410PKQJ~COG:S~BUSCO:2411at33183): protein MFALFDGDAIDPKISPTEMSAVWLKAASHHRDVNIPLTGQHAMHPNEYALVVPAHPVFLAIYNPSLGTTDEALHNQIVYYYSKSSRSRSSRRQASNDGAGDERKQEDENERLRQIGLAQGMVSFAKTFSNGDSVDTVETENSRVVLHELEPNWWILARIDFTRLASESSTSTTPSSKPNVPPSPSVEYSSREVSPSYLLLQQLQRAHSIFLLHHAPTLDSLYNNIPRERFCRILDRFWTRFVLNWDVLLHGNPAVEIFNGIKLAAGAELGIGVGEEEWGSGEREVLEGFISRTDGLVDMVLSRFGDPELANRKESAVQKRTNSTDRQSNEALWLGRGTYPDSSDGVIFSGMGKIATSSLVSVSQWMEWIYQYGEGAYGVRDDPRSAKRRRRRRNHSSASTIRDSGPSITLHARSKSVSGDTPNRSLSPGIPPPLVVSPGPVPTKDEPVQHSPEEQRSPPGKPDSPAFGTDTFMKLITLGYGSAWGGYSRSPLTHPRVNILRFGMGGTPDREISPSDASSAERGRFYQQLDESPGSFLIGLCNDLENEGSDSDDTEGPSEFRRNQAETGNKGTRISSRTLNVSVIEGESNVSKTLRVVIYLYQPFMFVFFFDPDTACLSSPSFYRSVHHQLGPLQKPLLSSTCPSKAAERLSHCSLYHGFKENEASRQHIYDVVSDPSNHTVRASLPNIPEPGASTSGSWTRLDALNVHTQIINTLIETRYRSSETERTCKTSRGWWVLWMRLGDSSSSRPSPYGMGESAIGAGTLENVQRQAFLIRKASDHVAPGQNSGRGIFRNFSGVSDAQGSWIASGKLAEGIGLDAKRYIEALLSLNR from the exons ATGTTTGCTCTGTTTGACGGTGATGCAATCGACCCAAAAATTAGCCCAACGGAAATGAGCGCCGTCTGGTTGAAAGCGGCATCTCACCATCGCGATGTCAATATACCCTTAACAGGGCAACATGCCATGCATCCAAATGAATATGCTTTAGTGGTCCCTGCCCATCCTGTCTTTCTTGCGATCTACAACCCGTCTTTGGGCACGACCGATGAGGCCCTGCACAACCAGATTGTCTACTACTATTCGAAATCAAGCCGCTCAAGGTCATCGAGGAGACAAGCAAGTAACGACGGTGCGGGCGACGAAAGAAAACAGGAAGACGAAAATGAAAGATTACGCCAGATAGGGCTGGCCCAGGGCATGGTGAGCTTTGCCAA AACATTTTCAAATGGAGATTCGGTAGATACGGTGGAAACCGAAAATTCGCGCGTTGTACTGCATGAACTTGAACCAAATTGGTGGATACTTGCG CGTATCGACTTTACCCGTTTGGCCTCCGAATCTTCCACCTCTACAACGCCGTCATCAAAGCCGAATGTGCCGCCTTCTCCGTCCGTCGAATACTCGTCTCGAGAAGTATCTCCGTCATACCTATTACTGCAGCAGCTGCAAAGAGCCCACTCTATATTCTTGCTACATCATGCACCGACCCTCGACTCGCTTTACAACAACATACCGAGGGAAAGGTTTTGCAGGATTTTGGATCGGTTCTGGACAAGGTTCGTCTTGAATTGGGATGTCCTACTTCATGGAAATCCCGCCGTGGAGATCTTCAACGGCATAAAGCTTGCTGCCGGAGCTGAATTGGGTATTGGGgtgggagaagaagaatggGGGAGTGGAGAACGAGAGGTTCTGGAAGGGTTCATCTCCAGAACGGATGGcttggttgatatggtgcTTTCGCGTTTCGGGGATCCCGAACTAGCGAATAGAAAAGAGAGTGCTGtccaaaaaagaacaaacaGTACCGATCGACAATCAAATGAGGCTCTCTGGCTCGGGCGTGGGACATACCCTGACTCGTCAGATGGGGTTATATTTTCGGGTATGGGCAAAATTGCTACGTCTTCCCTTGTGAGTGTATCGCAGTGGATGGAATGGATATACCAATATGGCGAAGGCGCATATGGCGTAAGAGATGACCCGAGGTCAGCCAAGCGTCGGAGGCGGAGAAGGAACCATTCATCCGCCTCCACTATACGCGATTCCGGGCCCTCCATAACTTTGCATGCCCGGTCAAAATCGGTTTCGGGAGATACACCAAATCGGAGCTTATCCCCTGGTATACCCCCTCCTCTCGTCGTCAGCCCCGGTCCCGTACCAACCAAGGACGAGCCTGTCCAGCATAGCCCTGAAGAACAAAGGTCTCCACCGGGAAAGCCAGACTCCCCTGCCTTTGGCACAGACACGTTTATGAAGCTAATCACTCTCGGTTATGGTTCGGCGTGGGGTGGCTACTCGAGAAGTCCACTCACCCATCCCCGGGTGAACATACTACGATTTGGCATGGGTGGAACTCCCGATAGGGAAATTTCCCCTTCGGACGCCAGTTCAGCAGAGCGAGGCAGGTTTTATCAGCAGCTAGACGAATCACCAGGCAGTTTTTTGATAGGATTATGCAACGACCTTGAAAACGAAGGTTCAGATTCGGATGATACTGAAGGCCCCAGCGAATTTCGTCGCAACCAAGCAGAAACAGGGAATAAAGGAACTAGAATATCTTCGCGGACATTGAATGTGAGTGTCATCGAGGGCGAGTCCAACGTGTCGAAAACGCTCCGGGTCGTAATATATCTG TATCAACCGtttatgtttgttttcttcttcgaccCAGACACAGCGTGTCTTTCCTCTCCTTCGTTTTACCGAAGTGTTCACCATCAACTTGGCCCCTTACAAAAGCCTCTGTTATCCTCCACTTGTCCCTCAAAGGCAGCAGAGCGTCTCTCACACTGCAGTCTGTACCATGGCTTCAAAGAGAATGAAGCCTCCCGTCAGCATATATATGATGTGGTCTCGGACCCATCGAATCATACAGTCCGTGCGTCGCTTCCAAATATCCCCGAGCCTGGAGCTTCGACCAGTGGATCATGGACCCGACTGGACGCTTTGAATGTTCACACCCAAATCATAAATACCTTAATTGAAACTAGATATCGCTCTTCAGAGACCGAGCGCACGTGCAAAACAAGTCGTGGTTGGTGGGTGCTCTGGATGAGGCTGGGAGACAGCAGCTCCAGTCGTCCTAGCCCTTACGGCATGGGTGAGTCAGCGATAGGAGCTGGCACCTTGGAAAATGTCCAGAGACAAGCGTTTCTGATTCGCAAAGCGAGCGATCACGTTGCGCCAGGACAAAACTCGGGGAGAGGAATATTTCGGAACTTCAGTGGTGTCTCGGATGCACAAGGAAGTTGGATTGCATCGGGGAAGCTTGCAGAGGGGATCGGGCTTGATGCCAAAAGGTATATAGAGGCGCTCTTGAGTTTAAATCGATAG
- the FMT1 gene encoding Methionyl-tRNA formyltransferase (BUSCO:348020at4751~EggNog:ENOG410PM37~COG:J~BUSCO:7935at33183): protein MILIRSSRCFALGRSYLFSKQRYSRHSSTKYCEPLRILFCGSDEISIASLQALHAEHSKSPETIASIDVVCRPGKRVGRGLKRIREVPIKAVAENLSLPIHEIDTFTGWTPPQPQQGPCNLIVAVSFGLRVPPRILGAARYGGLNIHPSLLPDFRGPAPIHHTLLAAEKTTGITLQTLHESKFDYGLILDQTKFDIPEPESCDVQGLVKIAADKGAQVLINGIRDRLFVPPLEPVLQPTVVPETALRHAAKIGPEDRHVEWSSWTWDRIRRHHKVLGSLWNYASVSGTSKSTGSSLRKRIIFADMEAVPPDFILEFVSGIEPGIPFAVAGNSSVLDKDRPIYVLTSDRKLVKINQIKVEGDKTKGAYAAALKAKAIQPLAHRGMSDETLISKFYEPLH, encoded by the exons ATGATTTTAATTCGAAGCTCCCGCTGCTTTGCCCTAGGTCGGTCATATCTATTCTCAAAGCAGCGATACTCCCGTCATTCCTCTACGAAATATTGTGAACCCCTTAGGATACTTTTCTGCGGATCGGATGAGATTAGCATTGCCTCACTACAGGCACTCCACGCCGAGCATAGCAAATCCCCGGAGACAATCGCTTCTATAGATGTTGTTTGCCGTCCCGGAAAGCGTGTGGGTCGAGGATTGAAGAGAATTCGTGAGG TTCCAATCAAGGCCGTTGCAGAAAACCTTTCCCTTCCCATACACGAAATAGATACATTCACTGGATGGACA CCACCCCAACCCCAACAGGGCCCATGCAACTTGATCGTGGCAGTTTCGTTTGGCCTTCGTGTCCCTCCCCGAATTCTAGGAGCCGCTAGATATGGTGGATTAAATATCCATCCTTCCCTGCTACCTGA TTTCCGCGGTCCTGCGCCGATTCATCATACCCTTCTGGCAGCGGAGAAAACGACCGGTATCACCTTGCAAACGCTCCATGAATCCAAATTTGACTATGGCTTAATACTGGATCAAACAAAGTTTGACATACCGGAGCCCGAATCGTGTGACGTGCAAGGGCTTGTGAAAATCGCAGCGGACAAAGGCGCGCAGGTGCTTATCAATGGGATTCGTGACCGTCTGTTTGTTCCACCATTAGAACCGGTGTTGCAGCCTACGGTTGTCCCCGAAACGGCCCTAAGGCATGCTGCGAAAATCGGTCCCGAGGACCGCCATGTGGAATGGTCATCGTGGACATGGGATCGAATACGACGGCATCATAAAGTCCTAGGTTCTTTGTGGAACTATGCTAGCGTATCTGGAACTTCAAAATCTACTGGCTCTTCCCTACGAAAAAGGATTATATTTGCGGATATGGAGGCTGTTCCGCCGGATTTCATTCTGGAGTTCGTGTCTGGAATTGAACCTGGAATACCGTTTGCGGTAGCGGGAAATTCTTCCGTTTTGGACAAAGATCGACCCATATACGTCCTCACGAGCGATAGGAAATTGGTTAAAATAAATCAAATTAAGGTGGAAGGCGATAAAACCAAGGGAGCTTATGCAGCTGCCCTCAAGGCTAAGGCTATTCAGCCACTGGCTCACAGGGGGATGTCCGATGAAACGCTAATTTCTAAATTCTATGAACCTCTTCACTGA
- a CDS encoding uncharacterized protein (EggNog:ENOG410PJ9X~COG:Q), translating to MPYSLKGRNVLITGGSRGLGAAVAERFAAEGSNVAINYVSSEDRATALAAQLEENHKINAITLQGDVSSRSDCENLVKQTIEQLGGLDVIISNAGWTRISNFADLDALTDDEWDRCWTTNVKANLHLFRAAKPTLDANPDGGAFIITSSTAGITPGGSSMAYSVSKAAGLHLMKALASTQGSKIRVNALLPGLILTEWGQRFPKEVVGMYEEKVPLKRVPSVDDCADVFITIAKNTSMTGQQIQVDSGFVIR from the exons ATGCCATACTCGCTCAAGGGACGAAACGTCCTCATCACTGGCGGTTCGCG AGGCCTGGGAGCCGCAGTAGCTGAGAGATTCGCCGCAGAGGGATCAAACGTGGCCATCAACTATGTTTCTAGCGAGGACCGGGCTACAGCGCTCGCAGCGCAGCTTGAGGAAAACCACAAGATCAACGCAATAACTCTGCAGGGA GATGTCAGCTCTCGTTCAGACTGCGAGAATCTTGTGAAGCAGACAATTGAACAGCTAGGCGGGTTGGATGTCATAATATCCAATGCT GGCTGGACTAGGATCTCCAACTTTGCTGATCTTGATGCATTGACGGATGACGAGTGGGATAGG TGCTGGACAACCAACGTCAAAGCAAACCTGCACCTCTTCCGAGCTGCAAAACCGACTCTCGACGCCAATCCAGATGGCGGTGCGTTCATCATTACTTCTTCCACGGCG GGCATAACCCCCGGTGGTAGTAGTATGGCGTATTCAGTGAGCAAAGCGGCAG GCTTGCATTTGATGAAAGCCCTAGCCTCCACGCAAGGGTCCAAAATTCGCGTCAATGCTTTGCTTCCTGGCCTCATTCTCACAGAATGG GGGCAACGGTTTCCAAAGGAGGTTGTTGGCATGTACGAGGAGAAAGTACCACTGAAACGCGTT CCCTCCGTCGACGATTGTGCCGATGTATTCATCACAATAGCAAAAAACACTTCCATGACAGGCCAGCAGATCCAAGTTG ATTCTGGGTTTGTGATCAGATAA
- the ERP1 gene encoding emp24p/erv25p- protein (SECRETED:SignalP(1-29)~EggNog:ENOG410PKS7~COG:U~TransMembrane:1 (n10-21c29/30o196-216i)~BUSCO:13416at33183) gives MALSRSRPSWLSTFFTLATVLMLSTPSHAIYFYIFGREAKCFYEELPQGTLVVGTYSAESYNDKTGGYSQDPNLGIMITVEETFDNDHRVVSQRGGDKGRLTFSAADAGLHRICFTPEYGGNNGWFSSGGAVKLTIDIATGESSKLESEDRGKMEDMAQRVKNLNARLQDIRREQVFQREREAQFRDQSEATNSRVVRWTLIQLAVLTATCVWQLSHLRSFFIKQKLT, from the exons ATGGCATTGTCAAGGTCGCGGCCGTCATGGCTGTCGACATTCTTCACTCTCGCGACCGTACTCATGCTGTCTACCCCTTCGCACGCCATCTACTTTTACATATTTGGCCGAGAAGCCAAGTGCTTTTATGAGGAGCTACCGCAAGGAACATTAGTTGTTG GTACATACAGTGCGGAATCCTACAACGACAAAACCGGCGGCTACAGCCAAGATCCCAATCTCGGTATCATGATAACGGTCGAAGAAACTTTCGACAATGACCACCGTGTTGTTTCGCAGCGGGGCGGCGACAAGGGCCGGCTTACTTTCTCCGCCGCCGACGCAGGCCTGCATAGGATCTGCTTCACTCCCGAATATGGTGGTAATAATGGATGGTTCTCCAGCGGTGGAGCGGTGAAGTTGACAATTGATATTGCAACTGGTGAATCGAGCAAGTTGGAGAGCGAGGACCGGGGAAAGATGGAGGATATGGCACAGCGAGTGAAGAATCTCAATGCCCGGTTACAAGATATCCGCCGTGAGCAAGTTTTCCAGAGA GAACGAGAAGCTCAATTCCGTGATCAATCCGAAGCTACTAATTCCCGTGTCGTCCGCTGGACACTGATCCAGCTTGCTGTCCTCACTGCAACTTGTGTCTGGCAATTGTCCCATCTTCGATCATTCTTCATAAAACAAAAGCTTACATGA
- the SWC4 gene encoding swr complex subunit (BUSCO:175599at4751~EggNog:ENOG410PK52~COG:B,K~BUSCO:7631at33183) has product MAAADIRDMLDLPQESQPRPAKKQKVAEPKRPEGYNRELYALLGDKAPPIALTENKYKGRRKWASKLKVRPWEITSFTNAARTDDLVLRHWQRKAPPKNLAPSGEPTTAEAGDVNSLAERPETKPEEEYPFAKYNVKPQIPRRYTDAEYDKHLQSDLWSREETDYLMDLVEEFDLRWILIADRYDYQLKVPQSEGSSTALVAPSKRRTMEEMKSRYYTVAGKMLAIERPLSEMSQSEFTLYETMMKFNPERERQRKELAIVQFDRSKDESQEEGLLLEELKRIVGNEQSFVDERKELYARLEAPISTGNTAMYQSSHGLAQLLQSLLQADKNKKRRSLLGPEQGAPSPAGAAQSSAQSSRESRPETPAATTSQPVTKKGGAAAAAAAAAAQQPAIRTLTPSEEAKYGVTRHDRLTSGVQFRNDKAQKLTQAKSNIQSQKIAAALTELDIPPRLFMPTEKVCKEFEKLIHSVNILLDMRKYAEKVEAEIRILEAAKEERERKEREKEEAQKAEGGETSAADGSNPVEIKGEGQKEETKLDAPDDGASSTKAPTGSSHKRSASVLSTMSEKSTKKQKK; this is encoded by the exons ATGGCAGCCGCAGACATTCGTGATATGCTGGATCTGCCCCAGGAAAGCCAGCCCAGACCAGCAAAGAAGCAGAAGGTTGCTGAGCCAAAACGGCCTG AAGGGTACAACAGAGAGCTATACGCGTTACTTGGAGACAAAGCCCCTCCGATCGCGCTCACGGAGAATAAATACAAGGGACGGAGAAAATGGGCAAGCAAGCTGAAAGTGAGACCATG GGAAATTACCTCGTTCACCAACGCCGCCAGGACCGACGACCTCGTCTTGCGCCACTGGCAGAGAAAAGCTCCCCCCAAGAACCTAGCGCCCTCCGGGGAACCTACGACTGCGGAAGCCGGCGACGTTAACAGCCTGGCGGAACGGCCGGAAACGAAGCCAGAAGAAGAATACCCTTTTGCGAAATATAACGTCAAACCGCAAATACCGAGGAGATACACTGACGCAGAATACGATAAGCACCTTCAAAGCGACCTTTGGAGCCGCGAGGAAACAGATTATCTTATGGACCTTGTTGAAGAATTTGATTTGAGGTGGATCCTTATCGCAGATCGCTACGACTACCAACTAAAGGTTCCCCAGTCAGAAGGAAGTTCGACAGCTCTGGTAGCACCATCTAAACGAAGGACAATGGAAGAGATGAAGTCGCGATATTACACAGTTGCTGGGAAAATGCTGGCAATCGAACGTCCTCTTTCGGAGATGTCACAATCCGAATTCACCCTCTACGAAACAATGATGAAATTCAACCCCGAGCGCGAAAGGCAGCGCAAAGAGCTGGCCATTGTACAGTTCGATCGAAGCAAAGACGAAAGCCAGGAAGAAGGTCTACTCCTTGAAGAACTAAAGAGAATCGTAGGAAACGAACAAAGCTTCGTCGACGAACGCAAGGAGCTCTATGCCCGTCTTGAAGCACCGATCAGCACCGGCAACACTGCAATGTACCAATCAAGCCACGGTCTGGCACAACTGCTACAGTCTCTCCTACAAGCGGATAAGAACAAAAAACGCCGCTCCCTCCTCGGCCCAGAGCAAGGCGCTCCCAGTCCAGCTGGCGCCGCGCAAAGCAGCGCCCAAAGCTCCCGCGAGAGCCGGCCCGAGACCCCAGCAGCCACCACATCCCAACCAGTTACAAAAAAGGGCGGCGcagccgccgccgccgcagcagcagcagcccaACAACCCGCAATTCGAACTCTTACTCCTTCCGAGGAAGCCAAATATGGCGTAACCCGCCACGATCGCCTCACCTCGGGCGTTCAGTTCCGCAACGACAAAGCCCAAAAGCTTACACAAGCAAAATCAAACATTCAGTCGCAAAAGATCGCCGCTGCCCTTACAGAGCTGGACATTCCGCCGCGTTTGTTCATGCCCACGGAAAAGGTGTGCAAAGAATTTGAGAAGCTGATTCATTCAGTGAATATTCTGCTCGACATGAGGAAGTATGCGGAGAAAGTGGAGGCAGAGATCAGGATACTAGAGGCTGCtaaagaggagagagagagaaaagagcgAGAAAAGGAGGAAGCGCAGAAGGCTGAGGGCGGGGAGACGTCAGCTGCGGATGGTAGCAATCCCGTGGAGATCAAAGGTGAAGGACAGAAAGAGGAGACAAAACTCGATGCCCCAGACGATGGTGCTTCTTCTACCAAGGCCCCGACAGGTTCATCCCACAAGCGCAGCGCCAGTGTGCTCAGCACTATGAGCGAGAAGAGTaccaaaaagcaaaaaaagtgA
- a CDS encoding uncharacterized protein (EggNog:ENOG410Q593), which yields MVLLPCPRLQLDRPVSATALEQHSVSSSMQEGFSEASDDQNLDDHAIEVIFGQSNVTIDASTTAPSVSGVLTDTETGKKGRISLSRLSDKLRTKFARGSRLVKKPLTISDAQIEIEARTEPGCSDTALSASPNILASIAASDCGYDSDARHILTPQIIGQPGFGSGLERPEAILPTMEDRRESSQALLQMGYDGAVPDSFGLRMSYTAAVSSEDERTPTYSAQIPLSSGEANRLEACRHECGIPRYSLLEADDNHDSETQYINLTPTRKSKSARESDDCASLRAVKSPVNPSWPLEDSGLTAAGNIETLPYHKRELPGDLRFEGALRLSAYSDHEPQDIVPQSSYQKNLSVKGMQETLKCRASSEEKDLSLRLPEESMDRCTVKPSSLLRENQPPRNPRKTTELCVSRIRTLRSTAQREQGSFLTGRRSSLNLVQSRFIENLEDVFLDNPCDINQNKGINDQTNDEIKKTSQAWLTDGKRLGYNYDFVPNSKPSPLQAHEKSIDQFGLATSPSAGEASSDAEKNLPKEETNQGNAEIKLHKSAWKDSKRQSRKSSGLLSHLNILVKSRRHQLSSSESALTNMMLSEARGSNLHMPDTFGGDEDENAPHESKTRQFSRKWKRRSISDTTGCHSSTRRSPNNQNIALQEQIVEESPPYNTTASFSERLQVENKAIATNSHASCRAPPNGLALQGPNSAEGWSKIYENCVERPAVDDELGSTSSGGSNRAQYARTVHETLEQATSSDGTDLRGSTIRFNEAQLAAETVAREDLLKMVNDTWGR from the exons ATGGTGCTTCTTCCCTGTCCCCGGCTCCAGCTTGACCGCCCCGTCAGTGCCACCGCGCTCGAACAACACTCTGTCAGCAGTTCCATGCAGGAAGGCTTTTCTGAGGCTTCGGATGACCAGAATCTGGATGACCATGCCATTGAGGTGATCTTCGGACAATCAAATGTCACTATTGACGCTTCGACGACGGCACCCTCCGTCTCCGGTGTGCTAACGGACACAGAAACCGGCAAAAAGGGCAGGATTAGCTTGTCTCGCTTGTCGGACAAGCTTCGTACGAAGTTTGCGCGTGGATCCCGCCTTGTGAAAAAGCCTTTGACAATCTCAGATGCCCAGATTGAAATCGAAGCCCGTACTGAGCCTGGATGCTCAGACACGGCCCTAAGTGCTTCTCCAaatattcttgccagtataGCCGCCAGCGATTGCGGCTATGATAGCGATGCCCGTCACATCCTAACGCCGCAGATTATTGGGCAGCCAGGATTTGGCTCCGGTTTAGAACGACCTGAGGCTATACTTCCCACCATGGAAGATAGGCGTGAATCGTCGCAAGCATTGCTGCAGATGGGCTATGACGGTGCTGTCCCGGATTCATTTGGCCTTAGGATGTCATATACCGCTGCCGTTTCTTCCGAAGATGAGCGTACACCAACGTATTCTGCGCAAATACCACTATCTTCGGGCGAGGCCAACAGGCTCGAAGCATGCAGACACGAGTGCGGCATTCCCCGATATAGCCTGCTTGAAGCTGATGATAATCATGATTCCGAAACACAGTATATCAACCTCACTCCAACtcgaaaatcaaaatctgCCAGAGAAAGCGACGATTGCGCTTCTCTTCGGGCTGTCAAAAGCCCCGTGAATCCATCTTGGCCGTTAGAAGACTCTGGGTTGACAG CAGCTGGCAATATCGAGACTTTGCCATATCATAAAAGAGAACTTCCTGGAGACCTACGCTTTGAAGGAGCATTACGCCTGTCCGCGTATTCCGACCACGAGCCTCAAGATATCGTTCCACAATCGAGTTATCAGAAGAATTTGTCAGTCAAAGGCATGCAGGAGACATTGAAATGCAGGGCTTcctctgaagagaaagaccTTTCTCTAAGATTACCCGAAGAATCCATGGATAGATGCACGGTTAAACCTTCAAGTTTGTTAAGGGAAAATCAACCGCCAAGGAATCCACGCAAAACCACAGAGCTATGTGTCTCCAGGATTCGCACGTTGCGATCTACCGCTCAAAGAGAGCAAGGATCCTTTCTCACAGGACGGAGATCGTCCCTAAATTTAGTCCAAAGTCGATTTATCGAGAATCTCGAGGACGTTTTTCTTGACAACCCCTGCGACATCAACCAGAACAAAGGCATAAATGACCAGACAAACGACGAAATCAAGAAAACCAGCCAAGCTTGGTTGACTGATGGAAAAAGGCTCGGATATAACTATGACTTTGTGCCAAATAGCAAGCCTTCGCCGCTTCAGGCTCACGAGAAATCTATAGATCAATTTGGTCTCGCTACTTCTCCCTCCGCAGGAGAAGCTAGCTCTGATGCTGAAAAAAATCTTCCCAAAGAAGAAACCAACCAAGGTAATGCCGAGATTAAGCTTCACAAATCAGCCTGGAAAGATTCGAAACGTCAGAGCAGGAAGAGTAGCGGGCTTCTTTCACATCTTAACATATTGGTAAAAAGCAGAAGACATCAGCTATCGAGCAGCGAGTCTGCTCTGACTAATATGATGCTATCTGAAGCACGAGGCTCAAATCTCCATATGCCGGATACCTTTGGAGGTGATGAAGACGAAAACGCTCCCCATGAGAGTAAAACTAGGCAGTTTTCCAGAAAATGGAAAAGACGATCCATTTCTGACACTACTGGTTGTCATTCCTCAACAAGAAGGTCACCAAATAATCAAAACATAGCTTTGCAAGAGCAAATTGTGGAGGAGTCACCACCATATAACACCACGGCTAGCTTCTCCGAACGGTTGCAAGTGGAAAACAAGGCTATAGCCACAAATTCACATGCCTCCTGTAGGGCTCCACCAAATGGATTAGCACTGCAAGGACCAAATTCTGCCGAAGGTTGGTCAAAGATATACGAGAACTGCGTTGAGAGGCCCGCAGTGGACGACGAATTGGGATCGACTAGTTCAGGTGGTTCGAATCGTGCACAGTACGCGCGAACCGTACATGAAACATTAGAACAGGCCACAAGCTCAGACGGTACGGACTTGCGCGGATCGACGATTCGGTTTAACGAGGCACAACTGGCTGCCGAGACGGTAGCCCGCGAAGACCTTCTTAAGATGGTGAACGATACGTGGGGAAGGTGA